In the Clostridium sporogenes genome, one interval contains:
- the cas6 gene encoding CRISPR-associated endoribonuclease Cas6, whose protein sequence is MEFCELIATVMLKKDIYFEDCGYIIGKNINKSMLLDKDLKEVHPKKQYKNYVFNSFYPIERDKFYKKDRLYIFNIRGLSKELLDKIETCLCNLESNEFNVISTSKKEIKQKYIKELYTQTPLIITVDDKPWLQKDGDLDLFKQRLEDNLEKKYKSFFNEDIDVKGKFIKSIEFKNRKPMHYNYKNGIKLLANKVSIQIEDNEEAQKVAFLARAIGLGEKNSSIGAGFCK, encoded by the coding sequence ATGGAATTTTGTGAACTGATTGCAACAGTGATGTTAAAAAAAGATATATATTTTGAAGATTGTGGATATATAATAGGGAAAAACATAAATAAAAGTATGCTTTTGGATAAGGACTTAAAAGAAGTACATCCAAAGAAACAGTACAAAAATTACGTATTTAATAGTTTTTATCCTATAGAAAGGGATAAATTCTATAAAAAGGATAGATTATATATTTTTAATATTAGAGGTTTAAGTAAAGAACTTTTAGATAAAATAGAAACTTGCTTATGTAATTTAGAAAGTAATGAATTTAATGTTATTTCAACTTCTAAAAAAGAGATAAAACAAAAATATATCAAAGAATTGTATACTCAAACGCCATTAATAATAACTGTAGATGATAAGCCTTGGCTTCAAAAAGATGGAGATTTAGATTTGTTTAAACAAAGATTGGAAGATAATTTAGAAAAGAAATATAAAAGCTTTTTTAATGAAGACATAGATGTAAAAGGTAAATTCATAAAGAGTATAGAGTTTAAAAATAGAAAACCAATGCATTATAACTATAAGAATGGGATAAAATTATTGGCTAATAAAGTAAGTATACAAATTGAGGATAATGAAGAAGCTCAAAAAGTGGCATTTTTAGCTAGAGCAATTGGATTGGGAGAAAAGAATTCATCAATAGGAGCAGGGTTTTGTAAGTAA
- a CDS encoding MerR family transcriptional regulator — protein MRYSITDLAEILGCTTSAIHYFEKEHLIEVEKGKNGHRYYNVVDVFRLLSYTKYRSMEIPMKTIIAQFGGEENNYKLIEKRETMYQLEALKRAQYYMNLADAIEEHLVSIRRIEELLNKYEFAKSPEVTIMCDDECGWLSKKRSSQKIIHEWIKAMPTVQLGVFDSRMGMSNFGYLVKTKKREELELPLGLHAKEIKGTSCIHTIVMADEDFTQQPQKVFKKASEFAIKKGLEIGEIAWGKILLVEVEKGAKLHPYIELWISIKI, from the coding sequence ATGAGATATAGTATTACAGATTTAGCAGAAATTCTTGGATGTACCACAAGTGCTATTCACTATTTTGAAAAAGAACATTTAATTGAAGTGGAAAAAGGGAAAAATGGTCATCGCTATTATAATGTTGTAGATGTTTTTAGATTGCTTTCTTATACAAAGTATCGTTCTATGGAAATACCTATGAAAACCATCATTGCACAATTTGGCGGGGAAGAGAATAATTACAAATTAATAGAAAAAAGAGAAACAATGTATCAATTAGAGGCTTTAAAAAGAGCTCAATATTATATGAATTTAGCAGATGCCATTGAAGAACATCTTGTCAGCATAAGAAGAATTGAAGAGCTATTGAATAAATATGAATTTGCAAAGTCACCTGAAGTAACCATTATGTGTGATGATGAGTGTGGGTGGCTTTCAAAAAAACGTAGTTCACAAAAGATAATTCATGAATGGATAAAAGCAATGCCAACAGTACAGCTAGGGGTATTTGATTCAAGAATGGGAATGAGTAATTTTGGATATTTGGTAAAAACTAAAAAGCGAGAGGAATTAGAGCTTCCACTAGGATTACATGCTAAAGAGATAAAAGGTACATCTTGTATACATACAATTGTAATGGCAGATGAGGATTTCACACAACAACCACAGAAGGTTTTTAAAAAGGCATCTGAATTTGCAATAAAAAAAGGTCTTGAAATAGGCGAAATAGCTTGGGGAAAGATATTATTAGTTGAAGTCGAAAAGGGAGCAAAATTACATCCATACATAGAATTGTGGATTTCGATAAAAATATAA
- a CDS encoding FAD-dependent oxidoreductase — protein sequence MKDKYKVLYDPIKIGKLEIKNRYVLAPMGPGGMCNADGSFNKRGIEFYVERAKGGTGLIMTGVTMVENNIEKCALPSMPCPTINPLNFITTGNEMTERVHAYGSKIFLQLSAGFGRVSIPSIVGKVAVAPSKIPHRFLPGVTCRELTTEEVKEYVKAFGESAEIAKKAGFDGVEIHAVHEGYLLDQFAISFFNHRTDEYGGSLENRLRFACEVVQEIKKRCGQDFPVSLRYSIKSFIKDWCKGGLPDEEFEEKGRDIPEGIEAAKILVSAGYDALNGDVGSYDSWYWSHPPMYQKKGLYLPYNEILKKVVDVPIITAGRMEDPELSSDAILSGKTDMIALGRPLLADAEIPNKIFEDKYDKVRPCLSCQEGCMGRLQNFATVSCAVNPACGREKEYGLKKAEQIKKVLVVGGGVAGMEAARVAAIRGHKVTLIEKNGYLGGNIVPGGVPDFKDDDRALVKWYEGILKDLGVEIKLNVDASNENIKEFGADEVLLATGSSPRALTIEGADKVYSAEDVLMERKNVGEKVIVIGGGLVGCETALWLKQQGKEVTIVEMQNDILQIGGPLCHANHDMLVDLIKFNKIDVKTSSYISKKTDEGFVLNTNGEESIINADSAVVAIGYLSQNDLYNQVRFDIPNARLIGDANKVQNIMYAIWSAYEVAKNI from the coding sequence ATGAAGGATAAGTATAAGGTACTTTATGACCCAATTAAAATTGGAAAATTGGAGATTAAAAATAGATATGTTCTTGCTCCAATGGGACCAGGAGGAATGTGTAACGCCGATGGTAGTTTTAATAAAAGAGGAATTGAGTTTTATGTAGAACGTGCAAAAGGCGGAACTGGATTAATTATGACAGGTGTAACAATGGTAGAAAATAATATTGAAAAATGTGCTCTGCCATCTATGCCATGTCCAACAATTAACCCTTTAAACTTTATTACAACAGGTAATGAGATGACAGAAAGAGTTCATGCATATGGATCAAAAATTTTTTTACAATTATCAGCAGGATTTGGTAGAGTAAGTATACCATCTATTGTAGGAAAAGTTGCAGTAGCGCCTTCTAAAATTCCACACAGATTTTTACCAGGAGTAACCTGCCGTGAGTTAACTACAGAAGAAGTAAAAGAATATGTAAAAGCATTTGGTGAATCAGCAGAAATTGCAAAAAAAGCTGGATTTGATGGTGTAGAAATTCACGCAGTACATGAAGGATACTTATTAGATCAATTTGCTATTTCTTTCTTTAATCATCGTACTGATGAATATGGTGGATCATTAGAAAATCGTTTAAGATTTGCCTGTGAGGTTGTACAAGAGATTAAGAAACGTTGTGGACAAGACTTCCCAGTTTCACTTAGATACAGTATTAAGAGTTTCATTAAGGATTGGTGTAAGGGTGGATTACCAGATGAAGAATTTGAGGAAAAGGGAAGAGATATTCCAGAAGGAATTGAAGCTGCTAAAATACTTGTTTCAGCAGGATATGATGCGCTAAACGGAGACGTTGGATCTTATGATTCATGGTATTGGAGTCATCCACCAATGTATCAAAAAAAGGGATTATACCTTCCATACAATGAAATACTTAAAAAGGTAGTAGATGTACCTATTATTACAGCAGGAAGAATGGAAGATCCTGAACTATCAAGTGATGCAATTTTATCAGGAAAAACAGATATGATTGCTTTAGGAAGACCACTTCTTGCAGATGCAGAAATTCCAAATAAGATTTTTGAAGATAAATATGATAAAGTTAGACCTTGCCTATCTTGTCAGGAAGGATGTATGGGAAGATTACAGAATTTTGCAACAGTATCCTGTGCAGTAAATCCTGCCTGTGGACGTGAAAAAGAGTATGGATTAAAAAAAGCAGAACAGATTAAAAAGGTTCTTGTTGTAGGTGGTGGTGTTGCAGGAATGGAAGCCGCAAGAGTTGCAGCTATTCGTGGACACAAAGTAACATTGATTGAAAAGAATGGTTATCTTGGTGGAAATATTGTACCAGGAGGAGTTCCAGATTTCAAAGATGATGATCGTGCACTTGTTAAATGGTATGAAGGAATATTGAAAGATTTAGGTGTTGAAATAAAATTAAATGTGGATGCATCAAATGAAAATATTAAAGAATTTGGAGCCGATGAAGTGCTTTTAGCAACAGGTTCTAGTCCAAGAGCATTGACTATTGAAGGAGCTGATAAGGTTTATTCAGCAGAAGATGTATTAATGGAAAGAAAAAATGTTGGTGAAAAGGTTATTGTAATTGGTGGAGGGCTTGTTGGATGTGAAACAGCTCTTTGGTTAAAACAACAAGGTAAAGAGGTTACAATTGTAGAGATGCAAAATGATATCCTGCAAATAGGTGGACCTTTATGTCATGCAAACCATGATATGCTTGTTGATTTAATTAAATTTAATAAGATTGATGTTAAGACAAGCTCCTATATCAGCAAGAAGACAGATGAGGGTTTTGTTTTAAATACAAATGGAGAAGAATCAATTATTAATGCTGATAGTGCTGTTGTAGCCATCGGATATTTATCTCAAAATGATCTGTATAACCAGGTTAGATTTGATATTCCAAATGCAAGACTTATTGGAGATGCTAATAAAGTTCAAAATATTATGTATGCTATTTGGAGTGCATATGAAGTAGCTAAAAATATTTAA
- a CDS encoding AAA family ATPase, whose product MKKRFNVTGTCIPEKHYMVDISNKIDSILKLVNNEEYFIINRPRQYGKTTTLYMLEKRLNSMEEYLPIKISFEAIDTEGYSEVRKFLSSIIMQIVNYFRFSTNKEMYKFIKNNENKITTMNEFNSFITDLVEFAEKKVVLIIDEVDKSSNNQLFLDFLGMLRSKYLLRNEGRDYTFHSVILAGVHDIKTLKLKIRSDEEHKYNSPWNIASDFDVDMSFSISEIKTMLDDYVENTDLDLDKEYFAEKLYFYTSGYPFLVSKLCKIIDEKIMDENELRWKKEYLELAVKELLNESNTNFDSLIKNIENNKELSQLIDNLLIKGVKLNFNIHNPDINLGYLYGIFKDDKGNLKINNRIYEQLIYNYRISKIQTSSNFYNYNSKENFIDSNENLDITKVLLKFQEFMKHEYSQKREKFLEEDGRLVFLAFLSPIINGSGFAFKEVRGGEEKRFDIVITYNKKMYILELKIWRGEEYHKKGLIQLAEYLNQYGLDKGYLLIFDLRKSTNLIGEVDENYIGIENNNKKIIQVYC is encoded by the coding sequence ATGAAAAAGAGATTTAATGTAACTGGAACCTGTATACCAGAAAAGCATTATATGGTGGACATATCTAATAAGATAGATAGCATACTAAAATTAGTAAATAATGAAGAATATTTTATTATAAATAGACCAAGGCAGTATGGTAAAACAACTACTTTGTATATGTTAGAAAAAAGATTAAATAGTATGGAAGAATACTTACCTATAAAAATAAGTTTTGAAGCTATAGATACAGAGGGATATAGTGAAGTAAGAAAATTTTTAAGCAGCATAATTATGCAAATAGTAAACTATTTTAGATTTTCAACAAACAAAGAAATGTATAAATTCATTAAGAATAATGAAAATAAAATTACTACTATGAATGAATTTAATAGCTTTATAACAGATTTAGTTGAATTTGCAGAAAAGAAAGTAGTTTTAATAATAGATGAGGTTGATAAAAGTAGCAATAATCAGCTTTTCTTAGATTTTTTAGGTATGTTAAGAAGTAAATATTTATTGAGAAATGAAGGAAGAGACTATACCTTCCATAGTGTAATTTTGGCAGGGGTACATGATATAAAAACTCTAAAATTGAAGATTAGATCTGATGAGGAACATAAGTATAATAGTCCTTGGAATATAGCTTCAGATTTTGATGTGGATATGAGCTTTTCAATAAGTGAAATTAAAACTATGTTAGATGATTATGTAGAGAATACAGATTTAGATTTAGATAAAGAATATTTTGCAGAAAAGCTTTATTTTTATACCTCAGGATATCCTTTTTTAGTAAGCAAACTTTGCAAAATTATAGATGAAAAGATAATGGATGAAAATGAATTAAGATGGAAAAAAGAATACTTAGAGTTAGCAGTAAAAGAGCTTCTAAATGAAAGCAATACTAATTTTGACAGTTTAATTAAAAATATAGAAAATAATAAAGAGCTATCTCAGCTGATAGATAATCTTTTAATAAAAGGAGTAAAATTAAATTTTAATATTCATAATCCAGATATAAATTTAGGCTATTTATATGGCATATTTAAAGACGACAAAGGAAATTTAAAAATAAATAATAGAATATATGAACAGCTTATATATAATTACAGAATATCAAAAATTCAAACATCATCCAATTTTTATAACTATAATAGTAAAGAAAATTTTATAGATTCTAATGAAAATTTAGATATAACAAAAGTCTTATTAAAATTTCAAGAATTCATGAAGCATGAATATTCACAAAAAAGAGAGAAATTTTTAGAGGAAGATGGAAGATTAGTCTTTTTAGCCTTTTTAAGTCCTATTATAAATGGCAGTGGATTTGCATTTAAAGAAGTAAGAGGCGGAGAAGAAAAAAGATTTGATATAGTTATAACCTATAATAAAAAGATGTATATTCTAGAACTTAAAATATGGAGAGGTGAAGAATATCATAAAAAAGGTTTAATACAACTAGCTGAATATTTAAATCAATACGGATTAGATAAAGGATACCTTCTAATATTTGATTTAAGAAAATCCACAAATCTAATAGGTGAAGTAGATGAAAATTATATAGGTATAGAGAATAATAATAAAAAAATAATACAAGTTTATTGTTAG